TGAAAGGAGGTCTAATGAGAAAATATATGCTTGTATTTAAAAGTAAAATGGAGGTGTAGAGAGAATGAGAGGTATACTGAGCAAATTTAGAGGTCTCAATAGTCGCACTCATATGTATATCATCACCATCACCACTCAAAAGGACTATTGTATTGCATGTTCTTTTCAGTTTTATTTTTCTTTAGTTATATGTGTCTTTTATTGATTAATGTTAGTATGTGCGTTGCTTTTCCTCTACTGCCCTGACCAATTGGTTCTTGCTTTGCTAGCTAGTTCCCTTATTTTTTCTGGTTCATGTTTAGTTCTAGTTTTGATATTGGTAAATAAGGAAAACAGTGATGTAAAAATTAATTTGATAAAGAAAAGTCACGCTCTAGGTTTTCTCTCTAGGGTTTTTGAGACTTTTAGCAAAACACAAATTCGGTAACCATGGTTGACGAGGTTTGAAGACTTGCAGCAGCGCTGGCGATCTCTGAGAATGGAAAGGTCTCATTCGAGGCTGCAGGAGCGGCGGCTTTTGCGGTCACTCATATGCGGTTGGGCGGCTCCTATTGCCGAAGAAGAAGGTGGAGCCACGAGCTTTCATGGCAACGATGGGGTCGCTTTGGGGGCTGAGAAACCATCTGACGATCCTTCCCCAAGGAGATCGGTACGTCTTACGGTTCCAGGAGGAGGCGGATCGCAAAGAACTTCTCAAGAGTGGCCCTTAGTTTTATGGGAAGACGGTATTCGCTTTGGCGGAGTATGATGGCAGATCTGATGCTGTCTTGGTGCCTATCACCTCTGTCCCGGTTTGGGTTAAGGTATTCGGTTTACCTATGGATCTATGGACGAAGAAGGCTCTCTATATGGTGGGTTGTATGCTTGGTAAGGTCATTCACCATGACAACCAATGTCTGATCCATGGAAAGAAGGCTAGGGTTCGGATCGAACACCAAATTTCTTCCCCTGTGAAGCAAGCTTTCCCTCCCATGTTGTTTGAATTTGGTAAAGGTAAAGATCTGATTGCAACCATGCTCACTTTCAAGTACGAACGTATGTGTGGTTTTTGCAGGGTCCGCCGAACATGTCGAAGGCGGTGCTGCACTCTGGGGAAGGTTCTCGGGATAACCCTACGCCTAACCCTAGTTCAGTCGCTAGCGTGACCAATCCTTTCCCGGCTTCAGGTTTCATCTTGTCAAAGCCTAGCATATCTGCGGCTCAATTGACGGCCTCTCTGCAATTCTTGCAGAAGTCAGCAGCGCCTCGAACTGTTCCTGCTATTCCAACGGTGGTGATACCTTTAGGCCTTATGCTCTCTGGCAAGAAACGATCTGCAGCAATGGTGATGCTTGAGGACCTTGGGAAACACTCAAAAGCAGTGCTACTGTGACAGAGGATGGGGTTGCAGAACTCGGACCTGTCCTTGAACTCTCCCTCCCTCATTTGGCTGGTTCCTTGGTGATCTCTACACCAAAGAAACGCAAAGTGGGTCGACCATATGGCAAAAAGAACAAACCGAAGGTTGTGGAGATTAATCCTTGGAAGTTGGAGGCAAATGCCAAGGCAAAGAGTTCCAAGAAGAAGAGGTCCTTTGGTTCTACAAGACATACTCTGACCTTGGGAGATGAGGACTCGGCCAGCACTGCCTCAGAGATTATGGCGGTGGAGGCGATAGAGGATCAGGGGGATGTTCCCTCCATGTAGGACTGCTCCGGATCTTGGAATAAAATGCTAGGATTGGTCTCTCCAATTCTTTCTGCCAGGTGCTAGTTTTCTAGTTGTTTTTGGTTTATATTTGAGTACTCTCATGGTATAGGATGCTCTTGCATGACATCAGTTCTCGTGCCCTTGCGGGCATGTCATGTTGTAACTGCCTTTTCTTTTTCGGTTTATTAAAGGCTTGACATACATTTTTATCAACAAAAAAAAAAAAGAAAAAAAAAAAGGAAAACAGTGATGTCAAAGTTAGGACTCAATTGAAGATATTCAATTCCTGACTTTGATTTCTGAAACGAATTGGAATGTGTTTTGCTTCTTCACTTGATACTTGATAGTGATGCATATACTTGTATACAATACATCTATCTGGACACCTAGCTATTTAGGTTTTTGAAGACATGAATACAACCATTTCATGCACTAAACATTACGAGAGGCACAAGCTCAACCAAGCCACCTGGGAAGAAGAAGACTCTGCCAGTAGTGAAAATTTCAAATCATAGATATACATGTTATGGACGTACATGAAATATATGGGAACAACTTGTAACAACCATGCAGTCATGCATACAGTATAAATTATCTTCAAATCAATTACAGACCTCTGCCATTATTTTGAGAAGAGTAGTGACGATGATATATAATCATGAAGAATTTACTTTGATCTTTTCTGAAGAATTTACTAATCATGATATATAATCATCAATTTATTTTAATTGTGCATGTTTTTGATACGTACGTGGTGATTTTCTCCATGCACGACGAGGAAATCAATACCTCGTCCAAAACCAGGTAGCAGCTAGGAATCTAGGATTCTATTGAAATCAAGTAATCGGAATCTTTGATATATGCATCATACCATTCCCTCTAAAGATGTAGCACTCAAACCACAAATCAAGCAAGTATATATAATAATTTTGATATGCAGACCAGTTTATGCAGATTGATGATAAAATCGAGTATGTAGATTATCTCTAAGATATACGATTTATTATTTCAGGCAAATTTTGGAGCTGAAATCAAGTAGTGAGTGAATGTTTGATACGATGATATTCTCAATCCTTCCTGAAACAAACTTAGGTACCGAGTTTTCTACACATATATATATACAGGCCAATTAAGCATAACTCTGCATAACTGATCCCCAAGACCTTTTCAGTACGTAGAACTCCTCGAGAAATTAAGATCATGACGAACCCAGTTTTACCTGTTGATGTACAGATAAGGCTAACGGACAGTAATTCCTTCGTGTACCATGGGCAACGACAGGTAGCTAATGATCGTATCGTAATTCCCATAACCAAATTCCGTAGGGTACTCTCGGCAGGAGAGAAGGGCCTGATGCGGCAGCAGCAGCAGCCGTTGGCGGTGGGTTTGATTGAATCCGGAAACGGTGGCTTTTTCGCTATGAACGTGAAATATGAAGAAGGCAGATATATTTTGGTGCATGATCCACAAGCTGTAGTCTATACTTTTAGGAATGGGGTGGAGCTTCACTTATGGTCGTATAGAGACGCATACAATGCTCTTTGTTTTATACTACATGATTAATTACAGTCATTAATCTGGTGTCTTAGGCTCGTCGTTCTCTTAATTTGTTTTCGTTTCTTCGTTTCGTATGATCGACTCTACGATCAATTATGTAGACGGAGAAGAACTTTTTATATTAAATTTGATGATGTGTTACTATGTAATTTTTTTTGTTCTAATTGTCTGATTAATGAGTTCTATTGATTACGGCTTTAAAAGTTGTCTTTTGTCTATCTAATTTCAATAACGTCTTTTCTTTTTTGAGCTTTTATTCATATCTTTCAAAATTACACTTGAACCTCTCGTCGTTTGTAAATGATAGTTAAATTGGTCCTCTCGTGTCGTATATAATATATACTACCAATAAAGACACAAAAAAGAGAAACAATAAGTGTAGTACTTCAATTTAGAAAAAGCTCTCTCCCCCATTAACATAAACCCTAAAAGCCCAAAGTACTTAATATTGTTCAGTTTCAGTGAACCATGTTAATGATTTTCTACTATGATAGAATACACCATTGGTGACCTAATGGAGATTGATAAGCCAACATAGAAAATCGGCAAGCTCCATGTTAGATAGGGTTGAAATTTCGCTACAAAAACTAATGTCTAGCTTTCAAGACGTGGTATGTGCATGGTCGAAGATGGCACTGAGCATAATTTCAATGCAAATTAATTGTGTTTGAGGACGGAGCTGTGACTATCTCTCCAAATTAATTAATAAATTGTGTTTGAGCCTTGCTGTGGGGAAGAACAATCTGAACTTAACTTCCACCAAATCAGGGTTAGGCCTTGTGGAGGTTGAAGAACATAAGAAAAAGAAACGTGGTCGTCCTGCAAGTGTAGCAAAAGTAGTAAGCTATCTTATGGAGAGAAGAAAAAAATTGAAGAAAACAGTGAAAGGAAGAAAAGTACGTGCTCGCAGGAATGTAGAGGAAAATTTTGACAAGCATGAAGCGAGTGGCACCTCCAACCCGAAAGGGAAGGAGAAGGTTTTATTCTCATTCTGTTAAATTCTGAGGTTAAGTCTCTATGAAGCAGCTTATTCTCTACAAGTTTTTTATGAAACTATCTACAAAGTAGTGAAGTACTTGTACGTGTGTTAGGCAAGTAGATACAATTGTGGTACATGATTGTGGTTTAAGTACCACAATTTCGATTTAGATACATAATATTATTGTAGGAGGCGAAATTAAGTTTCGATTAGAGACTCGTTTAATTGTGAACATATCAGATTCAAAATTATTATACTTAGTTTCTTAGGTTTAATTCGACATGGTTGGATTTTTCTTTTGGAAGTCTTGTAGACTGTAGCTAGTTGACTCATGATCTATTGCATTCATCTTCTATTCAAAAAATATATATATGTATATGTAAACCTAAAAACTGAGGGGTTTCAATTCAAAACAACAACGAAGTGTGATGATCCTAATTGTTGAGAATCAATTAACTATCTCAAATAATTTATCTGCAGAAGTCAAAAGGCTGAGTGTAAAATTCAATGTATACACTTTTAACACTTTGAATAATTGTTGCTGCTCTTCTTGTAATAGTTAAGTTCTATTCATTTCAAGCAATCAACATCCTAGTTAATGCTGCTGATTACATGTCTATTTCGTAACCAACCGGTGAAATCAATTGGGGTTATCAATCCATCAATGAAGTTACCAACTATTCCTAGCTATATATGATCATCTACCTAATACCACACCAGAATAGAATGCAAGTCATGATCATGGTTTATCTGGATTTAAAAACCAGAATAGCCCTCTCAACAATGACATTCCATAACGATCAGAATCTCCATGCAGACGCTAATGTTCATCATTCCTAAAATGATCATCTTCTCCATTATAAATAGAGCTAGCCTCAATAACAAAGCTCCACACAAAGCAAAGGAGGAAAAGTGAAAGAGAGGAAGATGAAAATAGTTAGTATGGAAAAAGCAAAAGCAATGCTCATCGTCACACTGCTCCTTGTGACATTTCTGGTGGGTTCTGAAGCTGGAAGGGAGATGATGAAACCGAAAGAGGAGGTCTATAACCCTAACTGGTTATGGGGATGGGGCCATTTCTGGCCTTGGTGGTGGTGGGGACTTCATCCATGGCTCGGAGCCTTAGACCATGGGCTCAAGGATGCCCCACACGGCTATGGCGGGAAAGGTGAGCTTCCTTACAGTCATAACAAAGGCAATGGCGGTGGCAATGGCGGTGGCGATGGCAATGGTGAGAAAGGTGACACTCCTGATCATGGAGGTGATGGTCATAACGGAGATGGTGGCAAGTATCCATAGTCACACAGATTTAGTTCTATGGCGTCAACATAAGCATATCACTACTACGTAAATAATGATACCATGTAATGGTTTCAGTTATCAAATAAATTATGCTTCAATATTTCCTTTGCTCTGCTCTCTTTGGTTCCAAGTTTATATAGTCCAGTCTTAGTGGTTTGTTGCCTGCTGGAATAAGCTATTCCAAACTTTTCGAGGTAAACACTGCAACAGCATCTAACACAAGATTAGCTTTAAACCCTAAACCCTTTTTCATCCTTTGCTCTGACCTCTGACCCTCATCTCTTACCTTAGATCATAGATTTTCACCGTCTGTTATCTTTTCTATCTGTTGCTTGCTGAATCATCATTCTTGGACTACCATAATTGTCAACATTCCACCACAAGGATAATCCCGTGTTAAGAGATAACACATAGTTTTGCTACGGAGTGACCTATGTAAAACCTATGTTAAGGGTGTCTAAGGTTGCCTATCAGCATGAAATGACAACTACAGTTTGATTCACATTGGCTGGTTCTTGGCTTGTTCTTGCTTGTAGTAAGTCACCTCTCCTGGATGTAATGTGCACAAGTTGTAGAGTAAGCTCAAGTTACACACTTGATAGGGCTCTATATAACTTCTGCAGTTCTGCATGGGTTGTAAGGTCTACAAATTTGAACTTTCGCGTTCACAATTTCAGACAAGATGCAACTGAAACATAATTACTGAAAAGGATGTCGCTAAATGTACCCAGCAAAGTACTTAGTGTACCCAGCAATACAAATTATTATGTTTATTTCCAGTATTACCCCTCAACCATCTATAATTTTGTAATTTACTATGACCAAAAAAATTTAGAAAAAGAAATAAATAACTGTCATTCTTATTTCCTTTCCCATGAATGCAGACGTTGTTTTGCCTCTTCCATCATTATTTCATTTCTTCTTCAATTCTTCCTTCTTATTTTGCTTCTTCTCTCTCAAGTTTGTTTCTTCATCTAATATCTCAAAGATGATGGAAGATATCAATATGGAACCTTAAAGTTGTTTGGAACCAGCAACTACGTACTTGGATTTGGTGCAGTTCCATCTCGATCAACTCTACNNNNNNNNNNNNNNNNNNNNNNNNNNNNNNNNNNNNNNNNNNNNNNNNNNNNNNNNNNNNNNNNNNNNNNNNNNNNNNNNNNNNNNNNNNNNNNNNNNNNNNNNNNNNNNNNNNNNNNNNNNNNNNNNNNNNNNNNNNNNNNNNNNNNNNNNNNNNNNNNNNNNNNNNNNNNNNNNNNNNNNNNNNNNNNNNNNNNNNNNNNNNNNNNNNNNNNNNNNNNNNNNNNNNNNNNNNNNNNNNNNNNNNNNNNNNNNNNNNNNNNNNNNNNNNNNNNNNNNNNNNNNNNNNNNNNNNNNNNNNNNNNNNNNNNNNNNNNNNNNNNNNNNNNNNNNNNNNNNNNNNNNNNNNNNNNNNNNNNNNNNGGGGGGGGTGGGGGGTAAACAAGTTATGATAGAATGATATTTTTTCGTTCTTTTCCTTACTTAATTTTATGTAAAACAAGAGGTAGAATCGGAAGGTTAGGAATAAAAATTATGTTGCTGGATACATTAAGTAATTTGCTGAGTACATCTAGAAGCACCCTTACTGAAGACAAGAAATTTAAGCCTGAAAATATATTTCTCTCGACTGTGCCGAAAGCTAGTTCCATTAACATCTCATCTAATCATAACATTAGATTGTACCATGTAATGTAATACGAAATAACAGGGTATTCAGGTAATAGAAAATACCCCACTAATCATAAAGCACTTCCATACAAAACCCCACTATTGTCACTAGGACTACATTTCTCCGCCAATTCATCCCAATTATGAAATTATCAGTTCTGAAGACCTGGCACAACAACTCTTTTGGACCTCCATCCCCGAAGCACTTTACATAACCCTGTAGATAAAGAGAAAGAGACAGACAGACAGAAAGGGATCATCTATCAGTACTTTAAGAATGATCCTAGCAAATATTATTTCTTTACATTCGGTCCAGAAAAATGTACAGATACGGTAAATATGCCACTTACATGATCAATCATACAGGCATGATTTGCAGACTCAGGAGGAAGTAGGAAGGAATACCCTAATAAGCTCTTTCGCAGTTACTTTTCTCCTACAGGTAGGACATTTTCCCTGAGCAGTTATCGCAGCCTTGATACATTTCTTACAAAAAATGTGACCACATTTTGTTGACATCTCCTCGACCAACGGAGCCATGCAGATGGGACATGTAAAGGTGGGCTCCTTTGGTGGTGGTGGTGGCGGTGGTGGCTGCATAGCCTGCTCATTCTGCATATAGAAGTATTTGATATGAGTACCAACCAATTGGACATACAATAAACAAAGAATTCCCTTCAATTTTAAAAGACACCTTGTCAAAAAGTTATAAATCATGTTCATAATTGGTCAAAGCATTTCACGAATGTCGGGCAGAAATAGGACAACCATTCTCAAGTTATTAAAAGGTTCAGACGTTCAGTTGGTGTAAGCACAAAAACTGGGAGAAACATCAACATATATCAAAGGTTCACAGAATGTTTGTTGATCAAAATCATATATCTTCACTATCAAACTGCATACCATTAATATGACCAAAACAGAAAAATGAAAGGAAAAGAACAAAGACATGGTCAGAAATGCACTGAATTCACCAGCACCTATAGTAAAGGGGGAAACATCGCTTCAGGATCTGTAGATTCCCCTTGGGCTTTCAGACTCACGTGTCTGTTATTTAGGCTTAAGTAACCATGCTTTAGGTTGCAAAACTAATTTCAGCTACAAATAACTCACTGCAATTCAACATTGGCCAATTTGATCTACCATTCCATCATGACTTGTGAGTGTGCACTTAGACGTGATACAGAGGTATATAGCGGACAGAATTTAAGATCTAATTTGTTTTCTGGCAAAGTATAGCATTAACCTAGTATATATTAAATATAGATGAAACATATGAAAAATACAGGAGGCAGGATCATTTCAACAAACAAACAAAAAAATGTGTGCGAAAAACCAAAAACTTTGAAATTAAATTTAATTCAATAAAAAAAAAATACTTGTACATCACAAACGAAATGTGAGTCAGTGCACAAGGATACGGTTATGTCTTCACCAAAACCAGATGATCAGTGCAGTTGCAACAGGTAATGAAAGATAAAATTCCCTTACAAGCTTTTAGGTGACAAGAAGATGAAGATTTACCTTTGAATTGGAGTTGCTATTGCCCTCCAAGTTTATGTAAAGCTCGCAATTAATGATTGTTCGATTTGGCTCAACTCTTCTGCGCTTTTGACAATTGGCCCTAGTCACATC
The window above is part of the Fragaria vesca subsp. vesca linkage group LG2, FraVesHawaii_1.0, whole genome shotgun sequence genome. Proteins encoded here:
- the LOC101313661 gene encoding uncharacterized protein LOC101313661 — encoded protein: MSARPMVPRVVRTRPPARTGLRQRKNELDLNSAPPGVNQNQEGTSAQVLPQIERPNQSPLVIDLEATDDDVVICSPRAVSEARNNSRRNRSRHVVDLESDVTRANCQKRRRVEPNRTIINCELYINLEGNSNSNSKNEQAMQPPPPPPPPKEPTFTCPICMAPLVEEMSTKCGHIFCKKCIKAAITAQGKCPTCRRKVTAKELIRVFLPTSS